Proteins encoded by one window of Arachis ipaensis cultivar K30076 chromosome B04, Araip1.1, whole genome shotgun sequence:
- the LOC107637893 gene encoding uncharacterized protein LOC107637893 yields MNTYLHGNERMIALKAIHPSLSPTNSKNDIHCTGILQNKRSSILGRCKSNESDFQPGDTRQQELLAQIAMLEAQKIRLMDYVDERSAYLTQFSKEAIVEFEKIGEEALKGLDEADARITAKIERQMLEFEESTELTRQEISNRENELEEFEVQMEDNRNEGLFFKNLRKKAPVDIAQAKVEAQKIKDLTREKAGGKARRYVYLFFIALLSIGIVKAIAALSSTDWRKVAVLFSILVALTSQFIYEQNMSLETGRTRKTNNEENN; encoded by the exons ATGAATACATACCTTCACGGTAACGAAAGGATGATTGCACTCAAAGCCATTCATCCTTCTTTGAGTCCTACCAATAGCAAGAATGATATCCACTGCACAGGGATCCTCCAAAACAAAAGAAGCTCCATCTTGGGCCGCTGCAAGTCTAACGAGTCTGATTTCCAACCCGGTGATACTCGCCAACAAGAGTTGCTAGCACAAATTGCCATGCTTGAAGCTCAAAAGATCCGCCTAATGGATTATGTAGACGAGCGGTCCGCATATTTGACCCAATTTAGCAAAGAAGCCATAGTTGAGTTTGAGAAAATTGGAGAAGAGGCCCTCAAAGGATTAGATGAAGCTGATGCCAGA ATAACAGCAAAGATAGAGCGCCAAATGCTGGAATTCGAAGAATCTACAGAACTTACCAGACAAGAGATTTCAAACCGTGAAAACGAGCTCGAGGAGTTTGAAGTTCAAATGGAGGACAACAGAAACGAAGGCTTGTTCTTCAAGAACCTCAGAAAGAAGGCCCCTGTTGATATTGCACAAGCCAAGGTGGAAGCACAAAAGATCAAAGATTTAACCAGAGAAAAAGCTGGTGGCAAAGCCAGGCGGTATGTTTACCTTTTCTTCATTGCCTTGTTGAGCATCGGAATAGTCAAGGCTATTGCTGCTTTATCCTCCACTGATTGGAGAAAGGTTGCAGTTCTTTTTTCTATTCTTGTGGCTTTAACTTCTCAGTTCATCTACGAACAAAACATGTCATTGGAAACTGGGAGAACGAGAAAGACTAACAATGAGGAAAATAACTGA